From Columba livia isolate bColLiv1 breed racing homer chromosome 32, bColLiv1.pat.W.v2, whole genome shotgun sequence, the proteins below share one genomic window:
- the ZBTB22 gene encoding zinc finger and BTB domain-containing protein 22 isoform X3, giving the protein MEGARSPALVHVDFPEVPSALLANLNRQREEGTLCDVSIHVQGRVFRAHRAVLAASSPFFHDQVLLKNMTTIVLPGAMDPGAFETVLGSAYTGRLSMAPEDIVNLLTVGSVLQMWHIVDKCTELLRQRRAAPPACAAAPSSSSSSSARAAASGRASGDQSPSSTNYCSPRDAPEAHEPPGPAPRGGGAEGVAAAPGGEDGGAARRPLYVQPSIVPHKQWVFVKQEWLQEDLVLTCEEDEDPAEGPARGAPGPPRGAGATPPPKLEEQVNFCESSEDLAAPYEALEEPGALAAPRALLPVDMQGNPLLLFPAAGAAQHGAVPLAGAAADGNKIFMCHCGKAFSHKSMRDRHVNMHLNLRPFGCPVCAKKFKMKHHLTEHMKTHTGLKPYACDACAKRFMWRDSFMRHKGHCERRHRGAAAPAAGGGRGGGGGGSPGGRGAAGGRVRGWAGEGGVAMGVLWPDVGALGVWVSGHVASGLLGSVTLGVVLARCSDLQHLDIQGPPHLDCWFCDPGGCGQMLGPSTSGHPITSHLDCWESVTLGVVVPRC; this is encoded by the coding sequence ATGGAGGGCGCGCGCAGCCCGGCGCTGGTGCACGTGGACTTCCCCGAGGTGCCCAGCGCGCTGCTGGCCAACCTGAACCGGCAGCGCGAGGAGGGGACGCTGTGCGACGTGTCCATCCACGTGCAGGGCCGCGTGTTCCGCGCGCACCGCGCCGTGCTGGCCGCCTCCTCGCCCTTCTTCCACGACCAGGTGCTGCTCAAGAACATGACGACCATCGTGCTGCCCGGCGCCATGGACCCCGGCGCCTTCGAGACCGTGCTGGGCTCGGCGTACACGGGCCGCCTGTCCATGGCGCCCGAGGACATCGTCAACCTGCTGACGGTGGGCAGCGTGCTGCAGATGTGGCACATCGTGGACAAGTGCACCGAGCTGCTGCGCCAGCGCCGCGCGGCGCCGCCGGCCTGCGCCGccgccccctcctcctcctcctcgtcctcgGCGCGCGCCGCCGCCTCCGGCCGCGCCAGCGGCGACCAGTCGCCCAGCAGCACCAACTACTGCAGCCCCCGCGACGCCCCCGAGGCGCACGAGCCCCCCGGGCCGGCGCCGCGCGGGGGGGGCGCCGAGGGggtggcggcggcgccggggggCGAGGACGGCGGAGCCGCGCGGCGCCCGCTCTACGTGCAGCCCAGCATCGTGCCGCACAAGCAGTGGGTGTTCGTGAAGCAGGAGTGGCTGCAGGAGGACCTGGTGCTGACCTGCGAGGAGGACGAGGACCCGGCCGAGGGGCCGGCGCGCGGCGCCCCGGGTCCCCCCCGCGGCGCTGGagccacccccccccccaaactggAGGAGCAGGTGAACTTCTGCGAGTCCTCCGAGGACCTGGCGGCGCCGTACGAGGCGCTGGAGGAGCCCGGCGCGCTGGCGGCGCCGCGGGCGCTGCTGCCCGTGGACATGCAGGGCAACCCGCTGCTGCTGTTCCCGGCGGCCGGCGCGGCGCAGCACGGCGCCGTCCCGCTGGCCGGCGCGGCGGCCGACGGCAACAAGATCTTCATGTGCCACTGCGGCAAAGCCTTCTCGCACAAGAGCATGCGCGACCGGCACGTGAACATGCACCTGAACCTGCGGCCCTTCGGCTGCCCGGTGTGCGCCAAGAAGTTCAAGATGAAGCACCACCTGACGGAGCACATGAAGACGCACACGGGGCTCAAGCCCTACGCCTGCGACGCCTGCGCCAAGCGCTTCATGTGGCGCGACAGCTTCATGCGCCACAAGGGCCACTGCGAGCGGCGCCACCGCGGCGCCGCAGCCcccgcggcggggggggggcgcgggggggggggtggggggagcccaggggggaggggggcggcggggggaagGGTGAGGGGGtgggcgggggaggggggggtggCCATGGGGGTGTTGTGGCCAGATGTTGGGGCCTTGGGGGTCTGGGTGTCCGGTCACGTCGCATCTGGACTGTTGGGCTCTGTGACCCTGGGGGTGGTTCTGGCCAGATGTTCGGACCTACAACATCTGGATATCCAGGGCCCGCCACATCTGGACTGTTGGTTCTGTGATCCTGGGGGTTGTGGCCAGATGTTGGGTCCCAGCACATCAGGACATCCAATCACGTCACATCTGGACTGTTGGGAATCTGTGACCCTGGGGGTGGTTGTGCCCAGATGTTGA